Proteins from a genomic interval of Pectinophora gossypiella chromosome 4, ilPecGoss1.1, whole genome shotgun sequence:
- the LOC126366339 gene encoding membrane-associated progesterone receptor component 1-like, with the protein MASAPETKAAEAESPGGFTSMVNEIIYSPVNLVLIVIIVVLVYKIVKSKIGKVSVEAATPELPKLRKDMTVAELRQYDGTQPDGRVLVAVNGWIFDVTRGRRFYGPGGPYAAFGGKDASRGLATFSVTSSDKEYDDLSDLNSMEMESVKEWEAQFREKYDLVGRLLKPGEEPTNYSDEEAEETDNSHADKKDQ; encoded by the exons ATGGCATCGGCGCCGGAGACCAAAGCCGCGGAAGCGGAGAGTCCTGGCGGATTTACCAGTATGGTAAACGAGATCATTTACAGCCCCGTTAATTTGGTGTTAATTGTGATTATTGTCGTATTGGTGTATAAGATAGTAAAGAGCAAGATCGGGAAGGTGTCTGTAGAGGCGGCGACGCCGGAGCTGCCGAAATTGCGAAAGGACATGACGGTGGCGGAGCTGAGACAGTACGACGGCACGCAGCCTGATGGCCGGGTGCTGGTGGCGGTCAATGGGTGGATATTCGACGTGACGCGGGGGCGCCGCTTCTACGGGCCCG GTGGTCCTTATGCTGCTTTCGGAGGGAAAGACGCGTCGAGAGGGCTGGCCACATTCTCAGTGACGTCATCAGATAAGGAATATGATGATCTTAGTGATCTCAACTCTATGGAGATGGAGTCAGTCAAAGAATGGGAGGCACAGTTCAGAg AGAAGTACGACCTGGTGGGGCGACTCCTGAAGCCAGGCGAGGAGCCCACCAACTACTCGGACGAGGAGGCCGAGGAAACGGACAACTCACACGCAGACAAGAAGGACCAGTAA
- the LOC126366294 gene encoding GDP-fucose transporter 1 isoform X1, whose product MKDRQKDLCSRYIKILIVVSCYWVVSIATVFVNKTLLSGQEVALEAPLFITWFQCIVSFVICFTLSHTGGIPCVFVFPKGSPWNYDVVRKVIPLSLMFTLMIATNNLCLKYVGVSFYYIGRSLTTVFNVAFSWILLGQTTSMRCILCCLFIIFGFYLGVDQENLLGSFSFTGTVYGVIGSLMLSLYSIYTKKVLPSVNQEVWLLSYYNNAYSIILFLPLIAMNGELEALVNYKQFDSSYFWIQMVIGGVCGFAIGFFTSLQIKVTSPLTHNISGTAKACAQTVMATQWYNESKNLLWWTSNIIVLSSSALYARFKQIEMDRNSRKTVPEETKSLAAEAEVGPKLQIDALENEKTISESLRYINNNDTPTGN is encoded by the exons ATGAAGGACCGACAGAAAGACCTGTGTTCAagatacataaaaatattaatcgTAGTGTCTTGCTACTG GGTTGTATCAATAGCAACtgtttttgtaaacaaaactcTGCTCAGCGGACAAGAGGTGGCATTGGAAGCTCCACTGTTCATCACATGGTTCCAGTGCATTGTCTCATTTGTAATATGCTTTACCTTGAGCCACACTGGAGGCATTCCTTGCGTGTTTGTGTTCCCAAAAGGCTCACCGTGGAATTATGATGTTGTTAGAAAG gTGATTCCTCTGTCATTAATGTTTACCCTGATGATCGCAACCAACAACCTATGTCTGAAGTATGTGGGGGTGTCATTCTACTATATCGGCCGTTCATTGACAACTGTGTTCAACGTCGCATTCAGTTGGATCCTACTTGGACAGACAACATCAATGAGATGCATTCTTTGTTGCCTGTTCATCATCTTCGGGTTCTACCTTGGAGTGGATCAAGAAAATcttttag GATCTTTCTCTTTCACTGGGACAGTGTATGGTGTCATTGGCTCTCTAATGTTATCATTATACTCCATCTACACCAAGAAAGTTTTGCCCAGCGTGAATCAAGAAGTGTGGCTGCTATCTTACTATAATAACGCCTATTCCATCATATTATTCTTGCCTCTAATTGCAATGAATGGTGAACTCGAAGCTCTGGTGAACTACAAACAATTTGACAGCTCATATTTCTGGATACAAATGGTTATTGGTGGAGTCTGTGGATTTGCTATTGGATTCTTCACTTCATTGCAGATAAAG gTGACATCACCTTTGACCCACAACATATCAGGAACAGCCAAAGCTTGCGCGCAGACTGTGATGGCTACACAATGGTACAATGAATCCAAGAACTTACTATGGTGGACGTCCAACATCATAGTTCTATCCAGCAGTGCCCTCTACGCTCGCTTCAAGCAGATTGAAATGGACCGAAACTCAAGAAAGACAGTGCCCGAGGAAACAAAGAGCTTA GCGGCTGAAGCAGAAGTAGGTCCAAAACTCCAAATCGATGCAttagaaaatgaaaagacaatCTCAGAATCTTTAAGATACATTAACAATAATGACACACCTACAGGAAACTGA
- the LOC126366294 gene encoding GDP-fucose transporter 1 isoform X2, protein MLNIHRRGFPHYLFRYRVVSIATVFVNKTLLSGQEVALEAPLFITWFQCIVSFVICFTLSHTGGIPCVFVFPKGSPWNYDVVRKVIPLSLMFTLMIATNNLCLKYVGVSFYYIGRSLTTVFNVAFSWILLGQTTSMRCILCCLFIIFGFYLGVDQENLLGSFSFTGTVYGVIGSLMLSLYSIYTKKVLPSVNQEVWLLSYYNNAYSIILFLPLIAMNGELEALVNYKQFDSSYFWIQMVIGGVCGFAIGFFTSLQIKVTSPLTHNISGTAKACAQTVMATQWYNESKNLLWWTSNIIVLSSSALYARFKQIEMDRNSRKTVPEETKSLAAEAEVGPKLQIDALENEKTISESLRYINNNDTPTGN, encoded by the exons ATGTTAAATATCCATAGACGTGGCTTTCCACATTACTTGTTTAGAtatag GGTTGTATCAATAGCAACtgtttttgtaaacaaaactcTGCTCAGCGGACAAGAGGTGGCATTGGAAGCTCCACTGTTCATCACATGGTTCCAGTGCATTGTCTCATTTGTAATATGCTTTACCTTGAGCCACACTGGAGGCATTCCTTGCGTGTTTGTGTTCCCAAAAGGCTCACCGTGGAATTATGATGTTGTTAGAAAG gTGATTCCTCTGTCATTAATGTTTACCCTGATGATCGCAACCAACAACCTATGTCTGAAGTATGTGGGGGTGTCATTCTACTATATCGGCCGTTCATTGACAACTGTGTTCAACGTCGCATTCAGTTGGATCCTACTTGGACAGACAACATCAATGAGATGCATTCTTTGTTGCCTGTTCATCATCTTCGGGTTCTACCTTGGAGTGGATCAAGAAAATcttttag GATCTTTCTCTTTCACTGGGACAGTGTATGGTGTCATTGGCTCTCTAATGTTATCATTATACTCCATCTACACCAAGAAAGTTTTGCCCAGCGTGAATCAAGAAGTGTGGCTGCTATCTTACTATAATAACGCCTATTCCATCATATTATTCTTGCCTCTAATTGCAATGAATGGTGAACTCGAAGCTCTGGTGAACTACAAACAATTTGACAGCTCATATTTCTGGATACAAATGGTTATTGGTGGAGTCTGTGGATTTGCTATTGGATTCTTCACTTCATTGCAGATAAAG gTGACATCACCTTTGACCCACAACATATCAGGAACAGCCAAAGCTTGCGCGCAGACTGTGATGGCTACACAATGGTACAATGAATCCAAGAACTTACTATGGTGGACGTCCAACATCATAGTTCTATCCAGCAGTGCCCTCTACGCTCGCTTCAAGCAGATTGAAATGGACCGAAACTCAAGAAAGACAGTGCCCGAGGAAACAAAGAGCTTA GCGGCTGAAGCAGAAGTAGGTCCAAAACTCCAAATCGATGCAttagaaaatgaaaagacaatCTCAGAATCTTTAAGATACATTAACAATAATGACACACCTACAGGAAACTGA
- the LOC126366263 gene encoding iduronate 2-sulfatase, translating to MYLFYVTILIVININGSETKLNRNVLFIFVDDLRPLVDENINLPNIQNMAANGISFENAFAQQALCAPSRNSILTGRRPDALHLYDFYSYWRTFIGNFTTLPQYFKQNGYETYSIGKVFHPGQSSNFNDDYPYSWSHVPYHPPTDKYKEAAVCKDRRTQRMQKNLICPVKVSKQPGKSLPDLQSIDYAIEILKRTSNSTKPLFIAVGFHKPHIPLKFPRKYLDQVPIEQVRLPKYPHKPAAMPLVAWHPWTDVRQRDDIKSLNIDFPMGTMPKKWTLKIRQSYYAAALYIDDLIGKLLSYVDMKKTIIVLTSDHGWSLGENGLWAKYSNFDVALKVPLIFSIPKMAHKSLTTPVELIDIFPTLVDLAGLPYVPKCPNDTDKVILCVQGKSLLHYMNRFSEGDKHISFSISQYPRPGEYPVINSDKPRLMDINIMGYSIRTNRYRYTEWISFNNKLFTRNWNKLYGVELYDHITDPDESNNVNTNPQYKYIKIYLSKLLRSQIDPK from the exons ATGTATTTATTCTATGTCACTATTTTAATCGTAATCAATATAAATGGAAGTGAAACAAAACTGAATCGCAATGTTTTGTTTATCTTTGTTGACGATTTGCGACCTCTGGTGGACGAAAACATAAACTTGCCAAATATTCAAAATATGGCGGCAAATGGCATTAGTTTCGAAAACGCATTTGCTCAA CAAGCGTTGTGTGCGCCAAGCAGAAATTCCATACTGACAGGTCGTCGACCCGATGCGTTGCACCTATACGATTTTTACAGTTACTGGCGGACTTTCATTGGAAATTTCACAACATTACCTCAATACTTTAAACAAAATGGCTATGAAACTTACTCTATTGGTAAAGTGTTCCATCCTGGCCAAAGTTCTAACTTCAATGACGACTACCCGTACAGTTGGTCGCACGTTCCTTACCATCCTCCTACAGATAAATATAAGGAAGCGGCAGTGTGTAAAGATCGAAGAACACAAAGAATGCAGAAGAATCTCATATGTCCCGTAAAAGTATCAAAACAGCCAGGCAAGTCATTGCCAGATTTGCAGTCTATAGATTACGCTATTGAAATACTGAAGAGGACCAGTAACAGTACTAAGCCATTGTTCATAGCTGTTGGATTCCATAAACCTCATATACCTTTGAAATTCCCTAGGAAGTACTTAG ACCAAGTCCCGATAGAGCAAGTTCGACTTCCGAAGTACCCACACAAACCAGCTGCAATGCCTCTAGTAGCATGGCATCCATGGACTGATGTTCGCCAGAGAGATGATATTAAAAGCCTTAACATAGACTTTCCAATGGGCACCATGCCCAAGAAATGGACTTTGAAAATAAGACAAAGTTACTATGCAGCTGCACTATATATTGACGATTTAATTGGAAAACTCTTAAGCTACGTCGATATGAAGAAGACTATTATTGTCCTAACTAGCGATCATG GTTGGTCGCTGGGAGAAAACGGACTTTGGGCGAAATACAGCAATTTCGATGTGGCTTTAAAAGTCCCGCTAATATTCAGCATACCAAAAATGGCACACAAATCATTAACCACTCCAGTGGAGCTAATCGATATATTCCCCACATTGGTCGATTTGGCCGGATTACCGTACGTGCCGAAATGCCCTAACGATACAGATAAGGTTATTTTATGCGTACAGGGAAAAAGTTTATTGCATTATATGAATAGGTTTTCGGAAGGCGATAAACATATTTCATTCTCCATTAGCCAATACCCGAGGCCTGGAGAGTACCCAGTGATTAATTCGGACAAACCTCGTCTAATGGATATAAACATCATGGGTTACAGTATTAGAACAAACAGATACAGATACACAGAATGGATATCgtttaataataagttatttacACGCAATTGGAATAAATTATATGGCGTAGAGTTGTACGATCACATTACAGACCCAGATGAATCAAATAACGTAAATACTAATccacaatataaatatataaaaatatatttatctaaaCTACTAAGATCACAAATAGATCCAAAATAA